The genomic stretch GGGAGTGCACCTCATCTCAGGGATGCAGGTTGGTGGATTTGCTCTGAACCGATCGATTTTTCTGAGACCTCCTGCTCGCTGCGCTCGGCTCGGATGATATCCGAGCCCACCCTTTCTATTGGGGCCTGGATGGAACAGTTGGTGCTGCTGAGTGAGAGTGTGTCTTTGCAAAGGGGAAGAACCGGGGCTCACGTTCTGCGGCTAATTTTGAATTGCCGCGCTGTCGCGAGGGTTGTTGCACGTGCCTACGACTTACTGGCTGCTTTATCCGTTTTGGTTTTGGCCGTCGTGGTGGTGGTTGTGGTTGCTTTGCGGCTGGCGGCACTGGCGGCGAGCCCTTCGGCGGAGATCAGGTGCACGAGGTCCTGGGCATTCTGGTCCATTTCCATCACGAGTCCATCCACGCGGCCGGCCAGGTACATGTACATGATCAGCGAGGGGATGGCGATGCCCAGACCGAAGGCGGTAGTGAGCAGGGCCATCGCGATGCCGACGGCCAGTTCTTCCGCTTTGCCCATCGCGCTGCTGTTGGCGATTTCGTTGAAGGCCTGGATCATGCCGATCACGGTTCCCAGCAGACCCATCAGGGGGGCGACTGTGGCGACGCCGTTGATCACGCGGAGGTGTTTACGAAGTTGTGACAGCTGACGTTCGCCGCCGTCAATGATGGCCTGTTCCACTTCGACACTCGGCTTGCCCCATTTTCGAACGCCGTGCGCGAAGACCGAAGCAATCGGGCTCGGGTTTTCCTCACACAGTTTGAGGGCGGAGCGTGCGTTGAGTTTGCCGTCCCTAAGCAGCTTGAGAAAGCGGCTGACAAAGTGTTTGGGTATGACGCGGCCGGAGCGGAGAATCACCAGGCGTTCGATGATGAACCACATGGAGATGATGGAAGCGATCACGAAGGGGAGCAGGAAGTAGCCCATCTCTTCGATGATGTCTTCGGGCGTGGAAGGGATCACCTGACGTTGTTTGACGGCGGCCACCGATTCGGGCAGGGGGCCGTCGGGATCCGCTGCTTCTACAAGTTTGTCGCCCCGCTGTTCGACGACTTTGGGTAGTCGCTCCTGTGCGGAGGCGAACGGGGAGAAGAGGACCAGCGTCACCAGGAGTGTCAGGACCAGACTGACCAGTCGTCGAGAGGGACTCTGGACCGCGAGATCGGGAGTAGAGAATTCCTGCGGACTGTGGAAGAGTTTGATCATGAACCAGGGGTATCGCTGTGTAATGACTGATAAACCGGCCCGGAGCTTAGCCGGATCAACCGGAAGAGAGGCGCGGGATTGGATGAACCTGACTTACCTGGGTGGGGAATTCAGGCCGTGCTCTAGTTTACGCGAGATGGAATATGGCGTCGAGTCTGGATTGGAATTTCCCGCGGTTCGATTTCCTGATGCACGAACTTTGGGAACAGGCAGACAGTGTCCGTCAGGTGCCGGCCCGGGGCTGGACCTGCTGGATGCGCTCTTTGACGCGGGCGGCCAGTTCGTGTTCCGGGAAACGCTTCAAAAAGTCCTGATATGTTTTCAACGCCTGTTTCCATTCCTTCAGAGCTTCGTGGCACATGCCGGCCTGAAACAGGGCCGGGGCCTGCCATTCGGGGAATTTATATTGAATATCGACCTGCAGATAGGCGAGCAGGGCTTCCTTGAATTTCTCCTGGATCATCAGGGTTTCAGCGAGCAGGAACTGGCACTTGGCCGCGGTTTCGGTGCGGCGGCTGTTTTCCGAGTCGATGATTTTCTGGAAGACTTTGCGAGCCTCGTCGAATTTGGCCTGATTCTTCAGGCTGCGTCCCAGGACCTCTTCTGCCTGGTAGAGGAAGGGGCTCTCCGGATCCCAGCTGCGGAACTGGTCGACGGTTTTCTGGACTTCCGCATATTTTTTCTGCCGGAAGTAGGTCTCAGCAAGCAGCACCCAGACCCGTGGATACCAGGGACGGTCGCCCAGCTGTTCGGTCTGTTCTTTGGTTGTGAGAGTCAGCAGTTCTTTCTGAGCCGCTTCGACCTGGTTCAGATACAGGGCGGCTTCCGCCTGGTGGAAACGGGCGAAGGCCGCGTATTCATTCTGGGGGAACCGCTTGAGCAGATCCTGGCTGAACTTTTCGACCTCTTTCCATTTCTGCTGTTCCAGATTGATTTCAATCAACCGGTAGAGGGAGACTTCCTGCACCTTCTGATCGGATTTCTCGGAAGCCTGCAGGGCGTCGAATTCTTTTGCGGCGGCATCGAGTTTGCCGGCAATGAGATCGCTTTCGGCGAGGCTCAGGCGGGCATTGTCAGCCAGGTCACTGTCCGGGGTCTCTTTGACGAGTCGGCGGAAGATCGCGTCTGACTCATCGAACATTTCGGCTTCGTAATTGATGAGTGCCCATTCATCGAGGATCTTATCCAGGTTGTCGGGCTTGGGGAATTTCGTCAGCAGGGCTTCGTAGGCTTTGTTGACTTCATCGATTTTTTTCAGCTGGAACAGCGTGCGAGCGGCCTGCAGTCCCGAGAGCATTGCGTAGCGCGAGGGGGCGAACTGCTTGAGGGTCTGCTGATAAACGTCGACTGCGGGCTGGAGCTTCTGGTCGCTTTCCAGGCTGCGGCCCTGCATGTAAGAGGCTTCCGCGGCCAGCGGGTTCTTAGGGAACTCTTTGGTGAACTGTTCAAAGTGCGTTGCCGCCGCGGGGAATTCATTCAGCTGAAACTCACTCCAGGCGAGGCCCGACAGGCCGGCCGGGAATTCGGGAGACGTCGCACCGCGCTCGACAATTTCAGCGAAGAACTTCTTCGCGCGGCTCCACTGCTGGTTTTCGTAATTGCGTTCGGCCAGTTGTCGATAGGTCTGAATCAGCAGATCGAGATTCGGTTTGCGTTTTTCCAGTTCGGCCAGGTACTGATCGACTTCTGCGGGCTTGTCGTTTTTGGAAGTGAGGATGGTCAGGTTTGCGAGGATCTGATCGTAGCGGGGTTCATTGGGGAACTGCTTGAGATACGTTTTGGCCAGCGACTCCGCTTCCGGGAATTTCTGCAGCGAGTTGAAGTTGTTGCTTTGCAGGATCAGGGCGTCCGCGTATTCGCTGGTGGATTTGTCGGTGTTCGTGTCATCGAGGTACGGTTTCAGAACGTCGATCGATTTCTGGTATTCTTTCAGCTTCTGATAAGTCCGCGCGAGGTACAGACGGGCCAGCAGTTGTGTGTTCTCGAGCTTGCTCTGGTCGAGCACGTTTTGAAAGTGTTTGACGGCGGCCTGCAGATCTTCGGGCTTGCCCTGGGCATCGCTGATGCGTCCTTTGAGCAGTTCCTGATGCAGGCGGAGTCCACTCTGGGGATACTCTTTTTCGAACCGGGCAGCGAGTTGGGCAGCTTCT from Gimesia chilikensis encodes the following:
- a CDS encoding MotA/TolQ/ExbB proton channel family protein, producing the protein MIKLFHSPQEFSTPDLAVQSPSRRLVSLVLTLLVTLVLFSPFASAQERLPKVVEQRGDKLVEAADPDGPLPESVAAVKQRQVIPSTPEDIIEEMGYFLLPFVIASIISMWFIIERLVILRSGRVIPKHFVSRFLKLLRDGKLNARSALKLCEENPSPIASVFAHGVRKWGKPSVEVEQAIIDGGERQLSQLRKHLRVINGVATVAPLMGLLGTVIGMIQAFNEIANSSAMGKAEELAVGIAMALLTTAFGLGIAIPSLIMYMYLAGRVDGLVMEMDQNAQDLVHLISAEGLAASAASRKATTTTTTTAKTKTDKAASKS
- a CDS encoding tetratricopeptide repeat protein; the protein is MMNQRFRLPSFDASSLNRFALILLCLCLLPTTLVRADKASDEFQLAIGLYKQNRWELATETFQKYLKEYPNHENVPLAKFYLGLTLVNQQKYKEARDILREYVKQYPQNKNLPDALYRVAECSYLLDDLKAAESEFTDFLKRYPNHALEEWAYAYFGDALLRQGKADLAIKSFQRSLDRHPEGAMSQDAQFGLASAYLQNKQPEEAEKRFQQIASQKTHSRASDAQMALATSLFDRGQFQQAADAFLALPTKFPESPLGITARLNAGYAFYDLKQYDKAVEQFDIVAKDPAQAANALYWKGVSLKAAGQLSEAITALKQAQKAKPSTAQQPLINYQLAEALLRSGQQAQAKTLFLDLVKQAPQSELADDSLHFAIEAALLSDQLEEAAQLAARFEKEYPQSGLRLHQELLKGRISDAQGKPEDLQAAVKHFQNVLDQSKLENTQLLARLYLARTYQKLKEYQKSIDVLKPYLDDTNTDKSTSEYADALILQSNNFNSLQKFPEAESLAKTYLKQFPNEPRYDQILANLTILTSKNDKPAEVDQYLAELEKRKPNLDLLIQTYRQLAERNYENQQWSRAKKFFAEIVERGATSPEFPAGLSGLAWSEFQLNEFPAAATHFEQFTKEFPKNPLAAEASYMQGRSLESDQKLQPAVDVYQQTLKQFAPSRYAMLSGLQAARTLFQLKKIDEVNKAYEALLTKFPKPDNLDKILDEWALINYEAEMFDESDAIFRRLVKETPDSDLADNARLSLAESDLIAGKLDAAAKEFDALQASEKSDQKVQEVSLYRLIEINLEQQKWKEVEKFSQDLLKRFPQNEYAAFARFHQAEAALYLNQVEAAQKELLTLTTKEQTEQLGDRPWYPRVWVLLAETYFRQKKYAEVQKTVDQFRSWDPESPFLYQAEEVLGRSLKNQAKFDEARKVFQKIIDSENSRRTETAAKCQFLLAETLMIQEKFKEALLAYLQVDIQYKFPEWQAPALFQAGMCHEALKEWKQALKTYQDFLKRFPEHELAARVKERIQQVQPRAGT